The Vicia villosa cultivar HV-30 ecotype Madison, WI linkage group LG1, Vvil1.0, whole genome shotgun sequence genome includes a region encoding these proteins:
- the LOC131604649 gene encoding uncharacterized protein LOC131604649, giving the protein MEDKKYIQNLEKELLNCSQEIDYLRDQLSARNTEVNYLKDNLDLKLKEMEDLRKEVFSLREELKRSNSKQFSLIRELETKEAELELSALSVEKLDEPFSSMESQFEVETMKLDMMALEQDLFETKKVQDETLEENNRLSRLINELQGALHDAQDTIIYLNEENKDIKEKLDAANMNTRLFSQKVEDWLENKDRLQIKDQSRSKAEDTRIYGEILGPLLGILTMKLDPDAELKEEMEMSCQIQEYEFLVEKLKEELRVEKLRAKEEAEDLVQEMAELRYQLTGLLEEECKRRACIEHVSLQRIAELESRLRREHRNQ; this is encoded by the exons ATGGAAGATAAGAAATACATCCAGAATTTGGAAAAAGAGCTGCTGAATTGCTCTCAAGAAAtag ATTATCTTCGGGATCAACTCAGTGCAAGAAACACGGAAGTTAACTATCTAAAAGATAATCTTGATTTGAAACTCAAGGAGATGGAAGATTTACGAAAAGAAGTTTTCAGCTTAAGGGAGGAGCTGAAAAGATCCAATTCGAAGCAGTTTTCTTTGATTCGGGAGCTAGAGACTAAAGAAGCGGAGTTAGAGCTATCAGCATTGTCCGTGGAGAAACTGGATGAACCATTTTCATCCATGGAGTCTCAGTTTGAAGTTGAAACTATGAAGCTTGATATGATGGCCTTGGAGCAGGATTTATTCGAGACCAAGAAAGTTCAGGATGAAACTCTCGAAGAAAATAATAGACTGAGTAGATTGATTAATGAGTTACAGGGTGCATTGCATGATGCACAAGATACTATCATCTatttgaatgaagaaaataaggacATTAAAGAGAAGCTTGATGCTGCCAACATGAATACTAGATTATTTTCTCAAAAGGTTGAAGACTGGCTGGAAAACAAGGACAGACTACAAATCAAGGATCAGTCAAGAAGCAAAGCAGAAGACACAAG AATTTATGGAGAAATATTGGGTCCACTCCTTGGCATTTTAACAATGAAGTTAGATCCAGATGCAGAATTAAAAGAGGAGATGGAGATGTCCTGTCAGATCCAAGAATATGAGTTTCTTGTGGAGAAACTCAAG GAAGAATTAAGAGTGGAAAAGTTGAGGGCAAAGGAAGAAGCAGAAGATTTAGTTCAGGAAATGGCAGAGCTGAGATACCAACTTACAGGTCTGCTAGAAGAAGAATGTAAGCGCCGTGCTTGCATTGAACATGTGTCCTTGCAAAGAATTGCCGAGTTAGAATCTCGG CTTCGAAGAGAGCATAGAAACCAGTAA
- the LOC131604662 gene encoding SNAP25 homologous protein SNAP33: MFNSKKSPLRAGKPNTVSPVNDVKPWSNPFDSDDDDEKDNKKYSSSSKKTSSERALITPEVNTNPFDDIDDKKKPSSFTYAHQSADRNRFKNNVHDSGDNDEKDNKKYSSSKKNSSERALVTLEVNTNPFDDIVDNKKSSSFTNAHQSVDRNRFKNNFRDSGGLENQSVQELESYAVYKAEETTKSVHNCLKIAENIREDATKTLVTLHHQGEQITRSHQVAADIDRDLSRGEKLLGSLGGLFSKTWKAKKTRTITGPVIFGDDPVRRKVNHLEQRENLGLTSASKGQSKLRTPPQEPTAALEKVEFEKGKQDDALSNLSDLLGELKDIAVDMGSEIERHNKALSHLDDDVDELNFRVKGANQRGRRLLGK; encoded by the exons ATGTTCAATTCAAAGAAATCTCCTTTGAGAGCTGGGAAACCCAACACTGTTAGTCCTGTTAATGATGTTAAACCCTGGTCAAACCCGTTTGATTCTGACGATGATGATGAAAAGGATAACAAAAAGTATAGTTCTTCCTCAAAGAAGACTTCTTCAGAACGGGCACTAATTACACCAGAAGTTAACACCAACCCGTTTGATGATATTGATGACAAGAAGAAACCTTCGTCGTTTACGTATGCCCATCAATCAGCAGACCGGAATAGGTTTAAGAATAATGTTCATGATTCTGGTGATAATGATGAAAAGGATAACAAAAAGTATAGTTCCTCAAAGAAGAATTCTTCAGAACGAGCACTAGTTACGCTGGAAGTTAACACCAACCCATTTGACGACATTGTTGACAATAAGAAATCTTCATCGTTTACTAATGCCCATCAATCAGTAGACAGGAATAGGTTTAAGAATAATTTCCGTGATTCTGGTGGATTAGAGAACCAGTCTGTACAGGAGTTGGAGAGTTATGCTGTTTATAAGGCTGAGGAGACTACAAAATCGGTCCATAATTGTTTGAAGATAGCAGAGAACATTAGAGAGGATGCTACCAAGACTTTAGTCACCCTTCATCATCAGGGTGAGCAAATTACCAGGAGTCACCAAGTCGCTGCTGATATTGATCGAGATTTAAGTCGG GGAGAAAAGCTTTTGGGAAGTCTTGGTGGGCTCTTCTCCAAAACTTGGAAAGCAAAGAAGACACGAACAATAACAGGCCCTGTTATTTTTGGAG ATGATCCAGTTAGAAGAAAGGTAAACCACTTGGAACAGAGAGAGAACTTGGGATTGACTTCTGCATCCAAAGGGCAGTCTAAGCTGCGGACTCCTCCTCAGGAACCAACAGCTGCACTTGAAAAAGTCGAG TTTGAAAAAGGGAAGCAAGATGATGCACTGTCGAATTTAAGTGATCTTTTGGGAGAGCTTAAAGATATAGCCGTTGACATGGGATCTGAAATTGAGAG ACATAACAAAGCCTTGAGTCATCTAGATGATGATGTGGATGAGTTGAATTTCCGAGTGAAAGGAGCTAATCAACGCGGTCGTCGTTTACTTGGAAAATAA
- the LOC131604641 gene encoding zinc finger protein ZAT9-like — MEKHQTQELKHSCKFCTKTFPCGRSLGGHMRSHINNLSSSSEKTELKQKLDPINNNGCIGSETNGSYGLRENPKKTWRKRIADSGEERLVYDKFCKECGKCFQSWKALFGHMKCHSEKERVCNSLEDQDSGTNNTKDVQSDNEITAPSRKRRSKRTRTRYNSIVAAAAATVTARTCSSVSEVEQEQEEVAMSLIMLSKDASPWSGLAESSDNNSVYIEHHRSSVRTNLVTKFNASNKNLTTATASTSTMNIAKLMKQKSFNFKGKSSEILDTEKGFKIKGAIKSTKLELDYVSTMDDSEAENGKNIVNGTESVTMKSYGEFIGERGKFECTTCNKIFHSYQALGGHRASHKKNKGCFASKMDNNEFENDLSQEPTTESKIMKIIHSHNSNEHVQNMKIKGHHECPICFKVFQSGQALGGHKRSHMVVPSSGGGSEIRVPQIRDFLDLNLPADATEEGSSSHADSNRPWWIVESNHKQEALVG, encoded by the coding sequence ATGGAAAAACACCAAACTCAAGAACTCAAACACTCTTGCAAATTCTGCACCAAAACCTTCCCTTGTGGTAGATCCTTAGGAGGTCACATGAGGTCTCATATAAACAACTTATCATCATCATCTGAAAAAACAGAACTcaaacaaaagcttgatccaatcAACAACAACGGTTGCATTGGTTCCGAAACAAACGGTAGCTATGGTTTAAGAGAGAATCcaaagaaaacatggagaaagagaATTGCAGATTCAGGTGAAGAGCGTTTGGTTTATGATAAGTTCTGCAAAGAGTGTGGAAAATGTTTTCAGTCTTGGAAAGCTTTGTTTGGTCACATGAAGTGTCATTCGGAGAAAGAAAGAGTTTGCAACAGCTTGGAGGATCAAGATTCTGGGACGAATAACACGAAAGATGTTCAATCGGATAACGAAATCACTGCGCCGAGTAGGAAAAGAAGATCAaagagaacaagaacaaggtATAATAGCATAGTAGCTGCTGCTGCTGCAACTGTAACAGCAAGAACTTGTTCTTCTGTTTCTGAAGTTGAACAAGAGCAAGAAGAAGTTGCTATGAGCTTGATTATGCTTAGTAAAGATGCTAGTCCTTGGAGTGGTCTTGCTGAATCTTCGGATAACAATTCTGTTTACATCGAACATCATCGATCTTCTGTTCGAACTAATCTTGTTACTAAATTCAATGCCAGCAACAAGAATCTCACTACTGCTACTGCTAGTACTAGTACTATGAATATCGCGAAGTTGATGAAGCAAAAGAGTTTCAACTTTAAAGGGAAGAGTTCCGAAATTTTGGATACTGAAAAAGGATTCAAGATCAAGGGGGCCATCAAATCAACGAAACTCGAGCTTGATTATGTGTCAACAATGGAtgattcagaagctgaaaatggGAAAAACATAGTCAATGGAACAGAATCAGTTACTATGAAGAGTTACGGTGAATTCATCGGCGAGAGAGGAAAGTTTGAGTGTACTACTTGCAACAAAATCTTTCATTCATATCAAGCACTTGGAGGCCATAGAGCGAGTCATAAAAAGAACAAAGGGTGTTTTGCTTCAAAGATGGACAACAATGAGTTTGAAAATGATCTATCTCAAGAACCAACAACCGAAAGCAAGATCATGAAGATTATTCATAGTCATAACAGCAATGAACATGTTCAAAACATGAAGATCAAAGGTCATCATGAGTGTCCAATTTGCTTCAAGGTTTTTCAATCTGGTCAAGCTTTAGGTGGACATAAGAGATCTCATATGGTTGTTCCTTCTTCTGGTGGGGGTTCTGAGATTAGAGTTCCGCAGATTAGGGACTTTCTTGATCTTAATCTTCCTGCTGATGCTACTGAAGAAGGAAGTAGCAGTCATGCTGATTCTAACAGACCTTGGTGGATAGTTGAAAGTAACCATAAACAAGAGGCACTTGTAGGGTAG